A part of Verrucomicrobiota bacterium genomic DNA contains:
- a CDS encoding Rieske 2Fe-2S domain-containing protein — protein MPKFIAVAKKSEIAVGSGKCVEAEGKRIAVFNLGSEFLAIDDTCPHAGASLSEGAVEGEEVECPWHGARFKLRTGEVTAPPSEEGVAKYNVRVTGDTVEVEI, from the coding sequence ATGCCAAAATTTATAGCCGTCGCCAAGAAATCGGAGATCGCCGTCGGATCCGGCAAATGTGTCGAGGCCGAAGGCAAACGCATCGCCGTGTTCAATCTCGGCAGCGAATTCCTCGCCATTGACGACACCTGTCCGCACGCGGGTGCTTCGCTGAGCGAAGGCGCGGTCGAGGGTGAAGAAGTCGAGTGCCCGTGGCACGGTGCTCGATTCAAGCTCCGGACGGGCGAAGTGACGGCGCCTCCTTCCGAAGAAGGCGTCGCGAAGTACAACGTGCGCGTAACCGGCGACACGGTTGAAGTCGAAATCTGA